The nucleotide sequence ccccccccctctcctctctcccctccccccccctctcctctctcccctccccccctctcctctctcccctcccccccctctcctctctcccctcccccccctctcctctctcccctccccccctctctcctctctcccctcccccccctctcctctctcccctccccccccctctcctctctcccctccccccctctcctctctcccctcccccccctctcctctctcccctcccccccctctcctctctcccctcccccccctctcctctctcccctcccccccctctcctctctcccctcccctcccctccccatcccatcacACGGCACCGTCCTCTCCCCCTACGTCACACGGCGGCCCGGCGAACCCACGCGAGACTTCGCATCGACTTATGACGCGGCAGGCTGCGCGTTGCCCTTTTCCGGCCGCAGCCTGAGGATGGGTAGGTGAAGTGCCGGGTCTGAGCCCATGCAATCCGTGTCCATCGGGCGCTGGCGTCGGCCCGGGGCcggcacactctcacacactgcgGTCACGTAACATCGGGGATCAGCATCGGCCTTGTCCAGGGGCACAACTCGGTCGGAGCCTGCTGATATTTTGGTGTCGGAGGGCCCGGGTGCTTGGACGGAGACGACCGACATGGCGGTTCTCGGGCCGCGCCTGGAgcgggggggtggagggaacTCACTGCTCGCTGGGGTTGGACGGGGCCGGGAGCCCCTCACTGTGGGGGATGGTGAGGGGCCGGGACCCCCTCACTGAGGGGGAGGGGAACTGTGTGGAGCCGGGATCCCCTcactttgggggtgggggggaaggacgGTGGGGTTGGGGCTGTTCAAATCGGTTGTCCAATAACTCATTAACGAGTGAGCCGAGCAGCAAGTATTGCAGCTCTGGGTGGAGGGAATTGCCCAGATGAGTTGAAATCTACCAGGCAACACCGGAGTGCTGCAGTTTGTGGATCACAACTCTGTTCATTCAGGAGTAGTCCTAatttattggtactggtttattattgtcacttgtactgaggtacagtgaaaaacttgtcttgctgtATAAATGACCACTGGTGCTTCAAATTAGGAACCACCTACACTCAGCTATTTCTAAGTTGCAAATATCAAAGGTAGAACAACAATAATAGACAGTGGCTTTGAGTATTACAGCTTCAGGATCTGTTGGAGGTTTATCTTTTAATGGAAATGATGTGATGAGATATGTTGTATACTGATATCATTAGCTGCTAACTTTGTAGGTTTTTGTTATAACAATGTTGATCTGTAATTCAGCAGGTATAAATGATGAAACTGTTATACAATACTGAATACTTCTTGTAGAGGATCACCTTGGAGACCTGAATACCTGCTGTTGTACACCATCAATTTGACTTGTTAGCATGGAATGGTAGTTTATTAACATTGGTTTGTTACAGGTATATCCCGGAATAATTGGCACAAGCGCCGCAAGACTGGAGGTAAAAGGAAGCCATATCACAAAAAAAGAAAGTATGAACTTGGACGTCCTCCTGCAAATACCAAGGTATGTACCATAGTAGTTTGAGTTTAATTATGGCCTTATTGTAAATACTAGCACTCCAAGTAAATGTTGGGTGCATTTCAGAGTGGGGAAATTGGTTGATTCCAGCTGCTTGCAGTGTGAATGATGATAATATGGCTTTTTTGATAGGTGGGTTGGTTTTGACTGTTCTGGTCACTTTTATACCCACCTGTGTTTCTTTGTCATAGTTACACTGACCACACTGCCTGTTCCTTTCAAAATCTACACAAAGAAAAGTGTTATATTCAGTAGAATTGTGGGCTTGCATCTATCACAAAGGAATAGCTTGCATTTTATGATAATCTGTACCAAGTGTCAGGATTACTCGTTGTGTGTGCTATCTTGGAGATTTCATCGTCTTTCACTATTATTTAGTGATATCTTAACATGTCTGCAGATTGGACCACGTCGTATCCACACAGTGAGGGTCCGTGGTGGAAATAAAAAATATCGGGCTTTGAGGTTGGATGCTGGAAACTACTCCTGGGGTTCTGAATGTAAGTTTCTTTTGGGAGATGTCAGTGGCAGTCTTGTCCAAAGTCTTTTGAAGTAGACTCTTCCTCAATTCCTAAATCAGTACTAAAATGTCTTTCTCTTTATAGGTTGTACGCGGAAGACCAGGATCATTGATGTAGTCTACAATGCCTCCAACAATGAATTGGTCAGGACAAAAACATTAGTAAAGAACTGTATTGTTCAGATTGATAGCACTCCTTTCAGGCAGTGGTATGAATCTTACTTCGCCCTTCCACTTGGGCGGAAGAAGGGTGCCAAGCTGGTATGTTGGACAATTATTTGATATATTCTTGTAACCATTAcgctttgcttttgtatttttctgctttttttcttgAACAGTCATTGCTTTTTGACATTTAAAGACTTCACAGCAAGCTTTGGTCAGTGTTGACTGAATTTTTCTGTTTCTAAACCTGCACTGTTTTGTCCtttttggggggagggaggtgaaatTTACTTGGTGAGATAGTGGTTTAGTAATTGCTGCATCCAAGATTGATGGGTGTATTACGTTTTGAATGTTTGCTATTGTACTACTGTGTACCTAGCCTCCTATGAAGCCCCATAGTATATTCCAAAAATGCTTTACTTTGTGTGTTTTTCCTAGTCTAAGTATGTGGCTGAAAAAGGACAATATCCTGTTTATATACTGGTCCCATTCCTGACTAATGTATTCCATTTGTAATCCACACTCAACTTTTTTGCTTTGAAGTACTGCAGAAGATGATATTCAACCTGTTTTGAATTCAGTGACTTTTTAGTCTTGTTAAGCTACTGAAATATTTGCCAAGTTTCTGCAAAGAATGCTGAATCTAAGCAAGTGTGAAATCTGTTTCCCTAGATTTGCTtaaatagaattaaaaatgtaCAACTTGCAGTTTAATAATCTGTGTTGTGATCATACCCATGTGTCAAGAGCATCTCGTGTCTTGTATGAGAATTGACCAtttggatggtggggagaggcagTGGCCAGGTTTCCATTAGTGGGGAAATAAGCTGAAGGGGAATGACTTTCAATGTTGTACTATAGTTGGATATAATTCAATTGATGGGATGGATCCTTAAAAGAATATAAAATGTGCAGATTCCCCTCGGCAGAAATCAAGTTTTCCCAGGATTAAAGGTCATTGCAGCTTTGATGTACTTCGGAAATCCCAGTGAGTTTTTGTTTGGAGTAATATAGTTTTTAACAAAATATTCAATTGATACTGCACAACTtttattggtaagttggtttattatcactgtaccaagatgcagtgaaaaactttgttttgcatgccatccagacatcattacaacagtgcattggggtaatacaagggagaacaataacaatgcagaatgaagtgttaaggTGTGGTGCAAATTGGTGCCAAGGGGTTTGACTCTTTGCTATGGTTATTTTCTGTCTTGTAACATGAGTGGTTTGTTGATTTCAGACACCTGAAGAGGAAGAAATTCTGAACAAGAAGAGGTCaaagaaaattcagaagaaatatGATGATCGAAGAAAGAATGCAAAAATCAGTCCATTGCTAGAAGAACAATTCCAGCAGGGGAAATTGCTTGGTAAATTAATGTAAAGTGTATCCCTTTGTAGAGAAGGTCCCAAGTTTTGCATATCTATATCCATGCTGGATATCTTTACACAAAATGTAAAGTTTGCCAAATTCATTTGCTAGTGTTTGAATGTTAAGTGGATCTCTGAAGAGTACTGCTTTTCAGTTGAATACATGGCTTTGTGAACATGAAGTTTTTAGTGTATTGCTACAAATTAGCTGCTCAATTCTTGAGGATTGGGTACAGTTTGAAAGTGTGACTGAAGGTTTGGGTTTTGCTTAGCTTTTATGTGCTTAGCCAATCACTTGCATCATTTATTGGAGGGTTGATATTAAATGACACCAAGTATGATTTGAGATTTTGAGGATAAATTATTGGCTGTGAAGATAGAGGGGATTGGCTGGGAAATAATGAAGAATTTTTCTAATTTGGTCTGGGTGTGTCTGTCC is from Pristis pectinata isolate sPriPec2 chromosome 3, sPriPec2.1.pri, whole genome shotgun sequence and encodes:
- the rps8a gene encoding 40S ribosomal protein S8, which gives rise to MGISRNNWHKRRKTGGKRKPYHKKRKYELGRPPANTKIGPRRIHTVRVRGGNKKYRALRLDAGNYSWGSECCTRKTRIIDVVYNASNNELVRTKTLVKNCIVQIDSTPFRQWYESYFALPLGRKKGAKLTPEEEEILNKKRSKKIQKKYDDRRKNAKISPLLEEQFQQGKLLACISSRPGQCGRADGYILEGKELEFYLRKIKAKKGK